In Brachionichthys hirsutus isolate HB-005 chromosome 5, CSIRO-AGI_Bhir_v1, whole genome shotgun sequence, a single genomic region encodes these proteins:
- the ush1c gene encoding harmonin: MERKVAREFRHKVELLIENEAEKDYLYDVLRLYHQSMDLPVLVGDLKLVINEPKRLPLFDAIRPLIPLKHQVEYDLLTPKRSRRLKEVRLDRTHRDGLGLSVRGGLEFGCGLYISQIVKDGQAGNVGLQVGDEIVRINGYSISSCIHEEVISLIKTKKIVSLKVRHVGMIPVKSSSDEPLKWQFVDQFVSESGEKKTSVAGLASIGGKEIKEKKVFLSLVGTTGMGISISSGPTQKPGIYISSVKPGSLAAEVGLRAGDQIVEVNGVDFTNVDHREAVRVLKSSRSLTITVLTGAGSDLFVTDEERLAVEARRQLNRQELMHQKKVALETNKIIKEQQETERQRQMEISQKTAEEEERFRTEMDKIEAVERKHNREWQEDWGARDRPKSPSPTPADKKSTPTPKTKSSPFGWFYRYEGKLPSIRKKGDKKKKKKKVSKIDTLQEQRKNKKEMEFELKLAKEKEEMYEREKQLKINRLVQEVSETEREDLEESEKVQHWVERLCQTRLEQISCVENESPELSPPLSPASGPKVKRFPGGLQLATTDLDDINLDEVDQSLRGPLKRLAPTQPSTNQPPPPLPLPPPSAKLNPTIANYAPPPSRVSPQRRPPSPPSARTRPSAPSTSSWPPSSPQPAPRPHPPPPPPPPPPPPPPPPPPPQHMKEQVGPHSGYSQHHPPSPPGHRSEWEAGGYLPRGGLYSSNTSELSYPSSPKVRDSCVMRNTSHASRISRSSSPLQLAPSPPNQRRQMAPVMSKPVMLPQSQSHRPDPHRAASRSDVLPPEMLKRMVPFNSSFKSDPKRQGFQKHEEDFEPYSMFTSDQINGRDVRLLRIKKIGQLDVALEGGADSPLGKLVVSSIYEGGAADKHGGIVPGDELMAVNGKILIDATLTEGQNSLARAWHSGGDWIDVVIAIAPPKDYEDEITLF, translated from the exons GTGGAGTTGCTGATTGAGAATGAAGCAGAAAAGGATTACCTGTATGACGTCCTCCGCCTGTATCACCA ATCGATGGACTTACCTGTCCTGGTCGGGGACCTGAAACTGGTCATCAATGAACCGAAGCGGTTGCCCCTGTTTGATGCCATCCGACCGCTCATTCCACTCAAACACCAGGTGGAATATGACCTGCTGACCCCTAAAAGATCACGGCGA TTGAAAGAGGTGCGTTTGGATCGGACACATCGTGACGGATTAGGCCTGAGTGTTCGAGGAGGGCTGGAGTTTGGCTGTGGTCTCTACATTTCACAGATTGTCAAAGATGGTCAGGCTGGCAATGTTGGCCTTCAG GTTGGTGATGAGATTGTGCGCATCAATGGATACTCCATCTCCTCTTGTATCCACGAGGAGGTCATCAGTCTCATCAAGACAAAGAAGATCGTGTCACTCAAAGTTCGCC ATGTGGGGATGATCCCAGTGAAAAG CTCATCAGACGAACCTCTCAAGTGGCAGTTTGTTGACCAGTTTGTGTCTGAGTCTGGG GAGAAGAAAACCAGCGTTGCTGGCTTGGCATCCATTGGAGGCAAAGAAATCAAGGAGAAGAAAGTTTTCCTCAGTCTTGTGGGTACCACGGGGATGGGCATCAGCATCTCCAGCGGTCCCACCCAGAAACCCGGTATCTACATCAGTAGCGTCAAACCAGGATCCCTCGCTGCAGAAGTCGGACTTCGG GCCGGAGACCAGATTGTGGAGGTGAATGGGGTGGATTTCACCAATGTGGATCACAGAGAG GCTGTGAGAGTTCTGAAGAGCAGCAGGAGTCTCACTATCACTGTTCTGACAGGAGCT GGCAGCGACCTCTTCGTGACGGATGAGGAGCGTCTGGCCGTGGAGGCCCGCAGACAGCTGAACAGGCAGGAACTGATGCACCAGAAGAAGGTGGCACTGGAGACCAATAAAATCATTAAAGAGCAGCAGGAGACGGAGAGGCA GAGACAGATGGAGATCTCTCAGAaaactgcagaggaagaggaacgctTTAGGACGGAGATGGACAA GATTGAGGCTGTGGAGAGGAAGCACAACAGAGAGTGGCAGGAGGACTGGGGAGCCAGAGACAGGCCCAAGAGCCCATCACCCACCCCAGCTGACAAGAAAAGCACGCCAACTCCAAAGACCAAGAGTTCTC CCTTTGGCTGGTTTTATCGATATGAGGGAAAACTTCCATCAATCCGCAAG AAAggagacaagaagaagaaaaagaagaaagtatCCAAAATAGATACGCTGCAGGAGCAGAGAAAAAACAAGAAGGAGATGGAGTTTGAGCTGAAACTGGCCaaggagaaagaagagatgTATGAACGAGAGAAGCAACTGAAGATCAATCGGCTGGTTCAGGAG gtttcagagacagagagagaagaccTGGAGGAGTCGGAGAAGGTGCAGCACTGGGTGGAGCGTCTTTGTCAGACTCGGCTGGAGCAGATCTCTTGTGTGGAGAATGAATCCCCAGAG CTCTCCCCGCCGCTCTCCCCTGCCTCTGGGCCGAAGGTGAAGCGTTTCCCTGGGGGGCTCCAACTGGCAACCACTGATCTGGATGACATTAACCTTGATGAGGTGGATCAGAGCCTGAGAGGGCCTCTGAAGAGGTTGGCCCCCACCCAGCCCAGCACTAACCAGCCCCCTCCTCCCTTACCTCTCCCTCCACCTTCAGCCAAGCTGAACCCAACCATAGCCAACtacgcccctcctccctctcgaGTATCCCCCCAGCGGCGCCCTCCTTCTCCACCGAGTGCTAGAACGCGTCCATCTGCCCCGTCGACC TCCTCATggcctccatcctctcctcagCCTGCCCCCCGGCCTCATccgccgccacctcctcctcctccacccccaccccctccccctccgccgCCACCCCCACAACACATGAAAGAACAAGTGGGACCCCACAGTGGATATAGCCAGCATCACCCCCCCAGTCCTCCAGGGCATAGGAGTGAGTGGGAGGCAGGAGGATACCTCCCAAGAGGGGGGCTCTACTCGTCTAACACCAGCGAGCTGTCCTACCCCTCCAGTCCGAAGGTTAGAGACTcctgt GTAATGAGAAATACGTCTCATGCTAGTCGAATCTCCAGATCAAGCTCTCCCCTG CAACTAGCTCCTAGTCCCCCCAACCAGAGGCGTCAGATGGCCCCCGTCATGTCTAAACCAGTCATGCTGCCCCAGTCCCAAAGCCATCGGCCTGATCCTCACAGAGCTGCGTCCCGCTCTGATGTCCTG ccTCCGGAAATGCTGAAACGGATGGTGCCGTTCAACTCGTCTTTTAAATCAGACCCCAAACGACAA GGATTTCAGAAACACGAAGAAGACTTTGAACCCTACTCTATG TTCACTTCAGATCAGATAAATGGGAGAGATGTGAGACTGCTGAGAATCAAAAAG ATTGGACAGCTTGACGTTGCTCTGGAGGGCGGTGCAGACTCTCCGCTGGGCAAGTTGGTGGTGTCTTCTATATATGAAGGTGGTGCAGCAGATAAGCACG GTGGCATCGTACCCGGGGATGAACTTATGGCTGTGAATGGGAAGATCCTTATTGATGCCACATTGACGGAAGGACAGAACTCTCTAGCCCGAGCCTGGCATAGCGGAGGG GACTGGATTGATGTGGTGATTGCTATCGCCCCTCCAAAGGACTATGAAGATGAAAT AACATTGTTCTAG